A single window of Vanessa tameamea isolate UH-Manoa-2023 chromosome 5, ilVanTame1 primary haplotype, whole genome shotgun sequence DNA harbors:
- the LOC113392311 gene encoding pre-rRNA-processing protein TSR2 homolog, with amino-acid sequence MLYDDFKPIVDLVFNNWTALQLAVEHGMGAPGGEKTAQLMSVYVARYCVENVVDRDDLTELLEDLMDEEFETVCHDNSPKEVSSLLVFFLGLLKEGRHDELRSHIEAMPKCQKWLSEPIHESVPPQCHGNPDDDTTSSDDDDDNDEEEQQIQPNTEVATTSNQADGVEPMDEDDLEPGWTVVRTRRRK; translated from the exons ATGTTATACGACGACTTTAAACCTATTGTAGACCTCGTGTTTAACAATTGGACGGCTTTACAGCTGGCTGTTGAACATGGGATGGGTGCTCCAGGCGGTGAAAAG ACGGCGCAATTAATGTCAGTGTACGTAGCGAGGTATTGTGTCGAAAATGTGGTAGATAGAGATGATTTAACAGAACTCTTAGAAGACTTGATGGATGAAGAGTTTGAAACCGTATGCCACGATAACTCGCCTAAAG aagTATCGTCGTTGCTCGTTTTCTTCCTTGGACTGTTGAAAGAAGGACGGCATGATGAACTGCGTAGTCACATAGAAGCTATGCCTAAATGTCAAAAATGGCTTAGTGAACCCATTCATGAGTCAGTCCCACCACAG TGCCATGGTAATCCTGATGATGACACAACAAgtagtgatgatgatgatgataatgatgaggAAGAGCAACAAATTCAACCTAATACAGAAGTAGCAACAACATCTAACCAAGCAGATGGAGTTGAACCCATGGACGAAGACGACTTAGAACCTGGCTGGACTGTTGTCCGAACACGCAGgcgaaaataa
- the LOC113392310 gene encoding alpha-1,2-mannosyltransferase ALG9 translates to MPLTARQRSIHNKNGAKRSASFSKGKRSRKSSEGEYLYTSAPTDLRSVAYPGGAIALCLLISARLASAYWGQIADCDETYNYWEPLHYLVYGNGLQTWEYSPTYAIRSYMPLWLFAVPAKILSYLTTPVSVFYTLRALLAVMTACAELMFYKAVCHEFGVHVGRVWLCLTLPAAGCFASTAAMLPSAWSSALVSAALACWWRKRYPPAVLLTAATVLLSWPFTALLGVPIAIDMLFLKKQYTDFIKWSLIALIVILLPSVVVDSWQYGRLVVAPWNIVAYNIFTEHGPDLYGVEPWTYYFVNGFLNFNIIWVLALSAPPLLLACAAVCRRPARAAFCAPYALSLLPLALWLAVFLAQPHKEERFLYPVYSMVVLAGAISLDCLQKLTFAVGTELFRWRKERERRHYIVYTGPLVVMCVLLAGAANLSRITALYNHYQGPMTILRHLPDQVDHQLNVCFGKEWYRSPSSFHLPDSYRIRFIPSEFSGQLPAPYDDGHNATRIIHPHFNDQNKGDNRTYLQASECHYLVDSDIGTPTTLQPPYHKNVNTWDTVASVPILDATKSHKIFRAFYIPVLSNKNVVYANLYLLRNKIINI, encoded by the exons ATGCCATTAACAGCACGACAACgaagtattcataataaaaatggagCCAAGAGATCGGCTAGCTTTAGCAAAGGCAAACGATCGCGCAAGTCAAGTGAAGg GGAGTATCTATACACGAGTGCTCCGACTGATTTGCGCAGTGTAGCATACCCAGGTGGTGCAATAGCATTATGTCTATTAATCTCAGCGAGACTGGCTTCAGCTTATTGGGGACAAATAGctgattgtgatgaaacttacAATTACTGGGAACCTTTACACTACTTAG tTTATGGTAATGGTTTGCAGACATGGGAATATAGTCCTACTTATGCCATTCGATCATATATGCCACTGTGGCTGTTTGCAGTGCCAGCAAAAATATTGTCTTATTTGACAACTCCAGTGTCAGTTTTTTATACTCTAAGAGCTCTGCTTGCAGTTATGACTGCATGTGCGGAACTTATGTTCTAtaa agCCGTTTGCCATGAATTTGGAGTTCATGTAGGAAGGGTATGGCTATGTTTAACACTTCCAGCTGCAGGATGTTTTGCGTCAACGGCTGCAATGCTGCCCTCCGCATGGAGTTCAGCCTTGGTATCAGCTGCCTTAGCTTGTTGGTGGCGGAAACGATACCCTCCTGCTGTGCTACTGACAGcagcaactgtattattga GCTGGCCATTCACAGCACTTCTAGGGGTACCGATAGCAATTGATATGCTGTTCCTCAAAAAACAGTATACAGATTTCATCAAATGGTCGCTCATAGCCCTGATAGTCATTCTGTTACCGTCTGTGGTGGTGGATTCGTGGCAATATGGGCGCTTAGTCGTTGCTCCATGGAATATAGTtgcatacaatatatttaccgAACATGGTCCTGACTTATATGGTGTAGAACCTTGGACATATTATTTCGTAAATGGATTtctaaactttaatattatttgg GTGCTGGCGCTGTCGGCGCCGCCGCTGCTGCTGGCGTGCGCGGCGGTGTGCCGGCGGCCGGCGCGCGCCGCGTTCTGCGCGCCCTACGCGCTCAGCCTGCTGCCGCTCGCGCTGTGGCTCGCCGTGTTCCTGGCGCAGCCGCACAAGGAGGAGAG GTTCCTGTACCCGGTGTACAGCATGGTGGTGCTGGCGGGCGCGATCTCGCTGGACTGCCTGCAGAAGCTGACGTTCGCGGTCGGCACGGAGCTGTTCCGCTGGCGCAAGGAGAGAGAGAGACGGCACTACATCGTGTACACGGGGCCGCTCGTCGTCATGTGTGTGTTGCTGGCTGGGGCTGCGA aTTTGTCACGCATAACAGCTCTGTACAACCACTATCAAGGCCCAATGACGATACTCCGCCATCTTCCCGACCAAGTAGACCATCAACTGAATGTGTGCTTCGGTAAGGAATGGTACCGATCACCATCGAGCTTCCACCTCCCAGACTCATACAGGATACGTTTTATACCGAGCGAATTTTCTGGTCAGCTTCCTGCGCCTTATGATGATGGACATAATG CCACCCGAATTATCCATCCGCACTTTAACGACCAAAACAAAGGGGACAATCGAACCTACTTACAAGCTAGCGAATGCCACTACCTCGTCGACTCGGATATTGGAACACCTACGACGTTACAACCCCCCTATCATAAAAACGTTAACACGTGGGACACAGTAGCATCAGTGCCGATATTAGACGCGACaaaatctcataaaatattcaGAGCATTTTATATTCCAGTGTTGTCAAACAAAAATGTCGTTTACGCGAATTTGTATCTATtaaggaataaaattataaacatttag
- the LOC113392556 gene encoding tubulin beta chain-like, with amino-acid sequence MREIVHIQVGRCGNQIGSKFWEVISDEHGITPDGCYSGDSELQLERINVYYNEAAGNKYVPRAVLVDLEPGTMDSLRAEPYGQIFRPDNIVYGMTGAGNNWAKGHYTEGADLLESVLDIVRKEAEGCDCLQGFQVVHSIGGGTGSGLGTLLLSNLREEYADRIILTFSVVPSPKVSDTVVEPYNATLSINQLIENSDQSFCIDNEALYDICFRTLRLQTPSYGDLNHLVSATMSGVTTCLRFPGQLNADLRKLAVNMVPFPRLHFFMPGFAPLTARASQKYRPLTVPELTLQMFDSKNMMAACDPRRGRYLTVAAIFRGRMSMKEVDEQMLNIQNKNKDFFVKWIPHNVKIAVCDIPPRGLKMSATFIGNTTAIQEIFKRISEQFASMFRKKAFIHWYTGEGMDEADFSEADNNLNDLISEYQQYQNATIDDQEFENEEDDGAPSEESVE; translated from the exons ATGAGGGAAATAGTTCATATTCAAGTCGGAAGATGCGGAAATCAGATAGGATCAAAG TTCTGGGAAGTAATATCAGACGAACACGGTATAACCCCCGACGGCTGTTACTCTGGTGACTCagaactccaacttgaacgtataaatgtatattataacgaGGCTGCTGGCAATAAGTACGTGCCGCGCGCTGTCCTGGTCGACCTTGAACCCGGCACCATGGATTCTCTACGAGCTGAACCCTATGGACAAATTTTCCGCCCCGATAATATTGTGTACGGTATGACTGGTGCTGGCAATAATTGGGCGAAGGGTCACTACACAGAAGGTGCAGATTTGCTTGAGTCAGTTCTTGATATTGTTAGGAAAGAAGCTGAAGGCTGTGACTGCCTTCAGGGATTTCAAGTTGTCCATTCCATAGGAGGTGGTACTGGTTCGGGCTTAGGCACTCTGCTCCTATCAAATCTAAGAGAAGAATACGCTGATAGGATCATTTTAACTTTCTCTGTAGTACCAAGTCCTAAAGTTTCGGATACGGTGGTAGAACCATATAACGCAACACTGTCCATCAACCAATTAATTGAGAATTCTGATCAGTCATTTTGTATAGATAACGAAGCATTATACGACATTTGCTTCAGAACTTTACGATTGCAAACGCCGTCGTATGGTGACTTAAACCATTTGGTATCAGCGACAATGTCGGGTGTAACGACGTGTCTGCGGTTTCCGGGACAGCTGAACGCAGACTTACGTAAGCTGGCTGTTAATATGGTTCCATTTCCTCGATTGCATTTTTTCATGCCAGGATTCGCACCCCTCACCGCTCGTGCCAGTCAAAAATATCGCCCTCTTACTGTACCAGAACTCACGCTACAGATGTTTGACTCTAAAAATATGATGGCAGCGTGTGACCCACGTCGCGGCAGATATCTGACTGTTGCCGCTATTTTCCGCGGACGCATGTCCATGAAGGAAGTAGACGAACAGATGCTGAACATTCAAAACAAGAACAAAGATTTCTTTGTTAAATGGATACCACATAACGTTAAAATTGCAGTCTGTGATATACCCCCTCGAGGTTTGAAAATGTCAGCAACTTTCATCGGTAATACCACTGCTATTCAGGAGATTTTCAAAAGAATTTCCGAACAGTTCGCATCAATGTTCAGAAAGAAAGCATTTATTCATTGGTACACTGGTGAAGGTATGGATGAGGCTGACTTTTCAGAAGCAGACAACAAtcttaatgatttaatttctgAGTATCAACAGTATCAGAATGCAACAATAGATGATCAAGAATTTGAAAATGAAGAAGACGATGGAGCGCCAAGTGAAGAAAGTGTCGAGTGA